One window of the Anticarsia gemmatalis isolate Benzon Research Colony breed Stoneville strain chromosome 21, ilAntGemm2 primary, whole genome shotgun sequence genome contains the following:
- the nab gene encoding NGFI-A-binding protein homolog, giving the protein MCASERCDMESPGEETGRTAPPAPHTPAAPQPNGSNKIIGRNVNGTMVVTSAPANEAELQLYRVMQRASLLAYYDTLLEMGGDDVQQLCDAGEEEFLEIMALVGMASKPLHVRRLQKALQEWVNNPALFQIPIVPNLCPTENPFIQCNQRLLNMPPSMPNVLPRTVASPESNRPMYSPSPGAPDNSCGSTASAPNASPVHQPNTFAKIVLPPSPAPAAPVTSTASRSFSPQSACPPASAGSSPSSVTSPVQLTPVLLDVHVQKLAAAAEKLSKHLPQLEPKPQNTKKKMCKDLELVMMMPESDPRRMEEIRKYAAIYGRFDCKRKPEKPLTLHEVMVNEAAAQICRCVPALLTRRDELFPLARQLVRRAGLHYSKHGLPPTASTGEDRDRDEDETPAKRPRQEGDEGNGIRASPDAARSNSNSWWGVKAESDDADSRCSYSSTSTPPPDAEESRPQVVAARGDSIIAVANPALHPPHLPSHATHTPHPSRNHSN; this is encoded by the exons TGGTGGTAACATCAGCGCCCGCCAATGAGGCTGAACTGCAACTATACAGGGTGATGCAGCGAGCCAGTCTACTGGCCTACTATGACACGCTACTTGAAATGG GTGGGGACGACGTACAACAACTGTGTGACGCGGGCGAGGAGGAGTTCCTCGAGATAATGGCTCTCGTCGGGATGGCATCTAAGCCGCTCCACGTCCGACGTCTGCAGAAAGCCCTCCAGGAGTGGGTCAATAACCCCGCCCTCTTTCAAATCCCTATCGTCCCGAACCTTTGTCCGACCGAGAACCCTTTTATCCAATGTAACCAAAGACTTTTAAACATGCCTCCGTCGATGCCCAACGTGTTGCCAAGAACAGTAGCGTCTCCGGAGAGTAATAGACCAATGTATAGTCCGTCTCCGGGTGCGCCTGATAACAGTTGTGGTTCGACAGCGTCCGCGCCTAACGCGAGTCCCGTCCATCAGCCTAACACCTTCGCAAAGATAGTATTACCACCGTCTCCTGCGCCGGCAGCTCCTGTTACTTCCACAGCTTCTAGGTCtttttctcctcaaagtgcGTGTCCTCCGGCATCAGCTGGCTCCAGTCCTAGTTCGGTCACATCACCAGTGCAATTAACACCGGTTCTTCTAGACGTCCACGTGCAGAAATTAGCGGCTGCGGCGGAGAAGTTGAGCAAACACTTGCCTCAGCTGGAACCGAAGCCGCAGAACACTAAGAAGAAGATGTGTAAAGACTTAGAGCTGGTGATGATGATGCCGGAGTCAGATCCCCGCAGGATGGAAGAGATAAGGAAGTACGCGGCGATATACGGACGGTTTGACTGTAAGAGGAAACCGGAGAAACCGTTAACGCTACATGAG GTGATGGTAAATGAGGCTGCGGCTCAAATCTGCCGCTGTGTCCCGGCGCTGCTGACGAGGAGGGATGAGCTGTTCCCTCTCGCGAGACAACTCGTGAGGAGGGCTGGACTGCATTACTCTAAGCATGG TCTCCCGCCAACAGCATCAACGGGGGAGGATCGAGACCGCGACGAGGACGAGACGCCGGCGAAACGACCGCGTCAG GAAGGCGACGAAGGTAATGGGATCAGAGCCAGCCCTGATGCGGCCAGGAGTAACTCCAATAG TTGGTGGGGTGTGAAGGCAGAGAGCGATGACGCTGACTCCAGGTGTTCATACTCCAGCACTAGTACTCCACCTCCG GATGCAGAAGAATCTCGTCCCCAGGTGGTGGCAGCTCGCGGCGACAGTATCATAGCAGTCGCCAACCCAGCGCTGCATCCCCCACACCTCCCCTCACACGCCACACACACACCACACCCCTCTAGGAACCactcaaattaa